In Euphorbia lathyris chromosome 10, ddEupLath1.1, whole genome shotgun sequence, a single genomic region encodes these proteins:
- the LOC136209301 gene encoding enoyl-[acyl-carrier-protein] reductase [NADH], chloroplastic produces the protein MAAAATPRTHMATINLCLSSSRKVFSSSIASFSTESKDASRNRLRSSSHISSRQPLFQSHTSVPMKFKKVITRAMSSANENVPLPGLSLDLRGKRAFIAGIADDNGYGWAIAKSLAAAGAEILVGTWVPALNIFESSLRRGKFDESRVLPDGSLMEITKVYPMDAVFDTPDDVPEDIKTNKRYAGASNWTVQELVESVKQDFGSIDILVHSLANGPEVIKPLLETSRNGYLAAISASSYSFISLLRHFVPIMNPGGSSISLTYIASERIIPGYGGGMSSAKAALESDTRVLAFEAGRKYKIRVNTISAGPLRSRAAKAIGFIDMMIDYSLANAPLQKELSAEEVGNTAAFLASPLASAITGAVVYVDNGLNAMGVGVDSPIFENLDIPKSI, from the exons ATGGCTGCAGCTGCAACTCCCCGTACACATATGGCGACTATCAATCTCTGCCTATCTTCTTCTCGTAAAGTATTTTCATCAAGCATAGCTAGTTTCAGTACTGAGTCTAAAGACGCCTCTAGGAATAGGCTTAGAAGCTCTTCCCACATCTCATCAAGGCAGCCATTGTTTCAAAGCCATACTTCAGTGcctatgaaatttaaaaaggttaTTACAAGAGCAATGTCTTCAGCAAACGAGAATGTGCCTCTGCCTGGATTGTCTCTTGATTTAAGAG GTAAAAGAGCATTTATCGCTGGAATAGCGGATGACAATGGATATGGTTGGGCTATTGCAAAGTCTCTTGCCGCTGCAGGTGCTGAGATTCTCGTTGGTACATGGGTGCCC GCACTAAACATATTCGAAAGCAGTTTGCGACGAGGCAAATTTGATGAATCACGTGT ATTGCCAGATGGTTCCTTAATGGAAATTACAAAAGTTTATCCAATGGATGCAGTTTTTGACACTCCTGATGATGTTCCTGAAGAT ataaaaacaaacaaaagataTGCTGGAGCCTCAAATTGGACCGTCCAG GAGCTTGTTGAATCAGTGAAACAGGATTTTGGCAGCATTGACATCCTTGTGCATTCACTTGCTAATGGACCCGAG GTCATCAAACCTCTTCTGGAGACATCAAGGAATGGATACCTTGCAGCCATATCTGCATCGAGTTACTCATTTATTTCCTTACTGCGTCACTTCGTTCCAATCATGAATCCTG GTGGTTCTTCAATTTCTCTGACCTATATTGCCTCTGAAAGAATTATTCCAGG GTACGGTGGAGGCATGAGCTCTGCAAAGGCTGCCCTTGAAAGTGATACACGA GTACTGGCTTTTGAAGCTGGGCGGAAATACAAAATCAGAGTCAACACAATATCTGCAG GTCCACTGAGAAGTCGCGCTGCAAAAGCAATTGGCTTTATTGATATGATGATCGATTACTCTCTGGCCAATGCACCTCTACAGAAGGAACTTTCTGCAG AGGAGGTGGGGAACACAGCTGCCTTCCTAGCATCACCATTAGCATCTGCAATCACGGGAGCTGTTGTGTATGTTGACAATGGTCTAAATGCAATGGGAGTGGGAGTCGATAGCCCAATATTTGAGAATCTCGACATTCCTAAGTCGATTTGA
- the LOC136209065 gene encoding non-structural maintenance of chromosomes element 4 homolog A-like: MREKTKQSWRRGKTSLINYRFSSSTSFCDKDIFQPPMIRLVTDSAAVSSTTCTGNDKAQISESGSPAYSTLRSRYLVVHDLINDGRDDIGRPDSDKFETILNKVESLHQLVWTPREQVVDAVAFSSITNSLADSVKVHGIDGITPSDLVNSLLTDFGQEGRPGSSAEGGRVSVEWKNIGIAASHIFRSCPGCCTMLGPMNSELKKRKAIVRKHVQSSKRSKPEEVDGTFEEERTDTDKNMATMFNILRKKRSVKLENLILNRNSYAQTVENLFALSFLVKDGRAEIIVNENGCHLVSPKNAADASAVASGEAVYRHFVFRFDFKDWKFMVSSVEIGDEVMPNRNKRNLVYNQDIVSVESEEAGPDTRIRKLSRNRGLVSQEETMSEDSPHLLQTMKPG; encoded by the exons ATGAGAGAGAAAACAAAACAGAGCTGGAGAAGAGGGAAAACGTCTCTT ATCAATTATCGTTTTTCTTCTTCCACAAGCTTTTGCGACAAAGACATATTCCAACCACCCATGATCCGACTCGTTACTGATTCTGCTGCTGTTTCTTCTACTACTTGTACCGGCAATGATAAAGCCCAGATTAGCGAGTCGGGCAGTCCGGCATATTCAACTCTTCGATCGCGATATCTGGTCGTGCACGACCTCATTAATG ATGGAAGAGATGATATTGGTAGGCCTGATTCTGATAAATTCGAAACCATCCTTAACAAAGTGGAAAGCTTGCACCAGCTAG TATGGACACCAAGAGAACAAGTAGTTGATGCAGTGGCTTTTTCAAGTATCACAAATTCACTGGCAGATTCTGTGAAGGTACATGGGATTGACGGGATAACTCCCTCAGATCTTGTAAATAGTCTTCTTACAGACTTTGGACAAGAAGGTAGGCCTGGAAGTAGTGCAGAAGGTGGAAGGGTCTCAGTAGAGTGGAAGAATATTGGAATTGCAGCCTCACATATATTTAGAAGCTGCCCTGGTTGCTGCACCAT GCTTGGTCCTATGAATTCCGAATTAAAGAAAAGGAAGGCTATTGTTAGGAAACATGTGCAATCAAGTAAGCGTTCTAAGCCTGAAGAG GTTGATGGTACTTTTGAGGAAGAGAGAACAGATACAGACAAAAATATGGCTACTATGTTTAATATtttaagaaagaaaagaagtgtTAAACTGGAAAATTTAATTCTGAACAGAAACTCCTATGCGCAGACAGTAGAGAATTTGTTTGCCTTGTCATTTCTAGTTAAAGACGGCCGTGCTGAAATCATTGTGAATGAGAATGGTTGCCATCTAGTTT CTCCTAAGAATGCTGCTGATGCCAGTGCAGTTGCCTCAGGGGAGGCTGTATACAGGCACTTTGTCTTTAGATTTGACTTCAAGGATTGGAAG TTCATGGTGTCATCTGTTGAAATTGGAGATGAAGTAATGCCgaatagaaataaaagaaacCTGGTATATAATCAAGATATAGTATCTGTAGAATCTGAAGAAGCAGGACCTGACACTCGAATTCGGAAACTGTCGAGGAATCGGGGATTGGTTTCACAGGAAGAAACTATGTCGGAGGATTCACCTCATTTACTTCAGACAATGAAGCCAGGCTAG